The Pontibacillus yanchengensis genome has a window encoding:
- a CDS encoding transglutaminase TgpA family protein, with translation MDRISLDRREWLYRFIVYLAGFFLFWEWLRPLEQITDTESVTIFIVYAAFCFFLSFLQLPWYLSIPLKSVGLAFILDGLFMPQRFFSKSWFGYFFEHMQYNVQVMLDYQWWEMTPLFRSLLFLLLLWLMSYLLYYWFVVSKRINFFVILTFIYLTVLDTFTVYDGKVAIIRAFLISLLVMGLSSFIKELDRESIQLKGKRAYQAWLLPLLVLVFSSTVIGYAAPKQTPQWPDPVPFIKSAANNVGGSGDKVQKVGYGMNDSKLGGSFVQDDTPVFQAAAQDKHYWRIETKDTYTGKGWVNSDDANVKEFSSQSELPVDTFSLENVKTEERTATIALRDNATFSKVVYPYGIQKVTQSDATSFEVNLKTGVIQPFNNGKSIQLGEYKVVYNNPSYSFQQLREASGEDPQYIEQSYKQLPDSLPERVVNLSEEIVAEEDNRYDKARAIEQYFSNNGFDYDTQDVAVPGEKEDYVAQFLFDTQQGYCDNFSSSMVVMLRAVGIPARWAKGFTGGEEIDSITKDDTDYNVYEVTSGNAHSWVEVYFPNVGWVPFEPTKGFGNHTDFYLEETEEEDDSEVQQNLEEKLNEQQPEKPEINQEDLNPGSSSNAGKSVFSRVTFWIGMGVLAVISVVLYIYRYHWLMYIYKRRFQRDPNKENYEAAYHFLLKALDDKSGMTRTSGQTLREFSKEIDRHFQSNEMGILTHHYERLLYRNDTENQPWDKVTELWENLIKKALS, from the coding sequence ATGGATCGCATATCGTTAGATCGGCGCGAGTGGCTATATCGGTTTATTGTTTACTTAGCTGGTTTCTTCCTTTTTTGGGAGTGGTTACGTCCGCTTGAACAAATTACAGACACCGAGAGTGTCACCATTTTTATCGTGTATGCTGCTTTTTGTTTCTTTTTATCCTTTCTACAACTTCCGTGGTACTTGTCTATACCTTTGAAATCAGTAGGTTTGGCATTCATTCTTGACGGTTTATTTATGCCCCAACGATTTTTTAGCAAGTCTTGGTTTGGCTATTTCTTTGAACATATGCAATATAATGTGCAAGTCATGCTCGATTATCAGTGGTGGGAAATGACGCCATTGTTCAGAAGTCTATTATTCTTGTTGCTGTTATGGCTAATGAGTTACCTTCTTTACTATTGGTTTGTCGTTTCGAAGCGGATTAACTTTTTTGTGATTCTAACGTTTATTTATCTAACCGTCTTAGATACCTTTACGGTGTATGATGGAAAAGTTGCGATTATTCGTGCATTCTTGATCTCCTTGCTGGTTATGGGGCTATCAAGCTTTATAAAAGAATTAGACCGTGAATCTATTCAGCTGAAAGGGAAGCGCGCCTATCAAGCATGGCTTTTACCTTTGTTAGTCCTAGTCTTTAGCTCGACCGTCATTGGATATGCAGCTCCGAAGCAAACGCCTCAGTGGCCTGACCCTGTGCCTTTTATTAAAAGTGCCGCCAATAACGTAGGTGGATCAGGGGATAAGGTTCAAAAAGTGGGGTATGGCATGAATGATTCCAAATTAGGTGGATCATTCGTTCAAGATGATACGCCTGTTTTTCAAGCGGCTGCCCAAGATAAACATTATTGGAGAATTGAAACGAAGGATACTTACACAGGGAAGGGGTGGGTAAATTCAGATGATGCTAACGTTAAAGAATTCTCGAGTCAATCTGAACTTCCAGTCGACACCTTTTCTTTAGAAAATGTAAAAACAGAAGAGAGAACAGCTACTATTGCGTTAAGAGATAATGCTACATTTTCAAAGGTTGTGTATCCTTATGGTATCCAAAAAGTAACGCAGAGTGATGCTACAAGCTTTGAAGTCAACCTTAAGACAGGTGTTATTCAGCCATTCAATAATGGGAAGTCCATTCAACTTGGTGAATACAAGGTAGTATATAACAACCCATCCTACTCTTTTCAGCAGTTACGAGAAGCAAGTGGAGAAGACCCTCAATACATTGAGCAATCTTATAAACAATTGCCTGATTCACTACCGGAGCGAGTGGTAAATCTTTCTGAAGAGATTGTAGCTGAAGAAGATAATCGTTATGATAAAGCCCGTGCAATTGAACAATATTTCTCAAACAATGGATTTGATTATGATACACAAGATGTAGCGGTTCCTGGTGAAAAAGAGGATTATGTAGCTCAGTTCTTGTTTGATACGCAACAAGGATATTGTGATAACTTTTCTTCTTCTATGGTCGTAATGCTAAGAGCTGTAGGAATACCGGCTAGATGGGCAAAAGGCTTTACAGGAGGAGAAGAGATTGATTCTATCACCAAAGATGATACCGACTATAATGTGTATGAAGTGACAAGTGGTAATGCACACTCATGGGTAGAAGTCTATTTCCCTAATGTTGGCTGGGTACCATTTGAGCCAACAAAAGGCTTTGGTAACCATACGGATTTTTATCTCGAGGAAACAGAAGAGGAAGACGACTCTGAGGTACAACAAAACCTTGAGGAGAAGCTAAATGAACAGCAACCAGAGAAACCCGAAATTAATCAAGAAGACTTAAATCCTGGAAGTAGTTCTAATGCAGGGAAGTCAGTCTTTAGTAGGGTTACTTTCTGGATTGGTATGGGAGTGTTAGCCGTAATCTCTGTGGTGCTTTATATTTATCGTTACCATTGGTTGATGTACATCTACAAACGTCGTTTCCAAAGAGACCCGAATAAAGAAAATTATGAAGCAGCCTATCATTTCCTTTTAAAGGCACTAGATGATAAAAGTGGTATGACCCGTACATCAGGTCAAACGTTGAGAGAGTTCTCTAAAGAAATTGATCGTCACTTTCAGTCTAATGAAATGGGGATTCTAACGCATCATTATGAGCGACTCCTTTATCGTAATGATACAGAAAACCAGCCTTGGGACAAAGTAACAGAATTATGGGAAAATTTAATTAAAAAAGCACTGTCTTGA
- a CDS encoding DUF58 domain-containing protein: MSYWRKSQSQCIVKNNMKNYAGLIGKLLFVVVLFAILYSYAMFQGGFVSWFLFFAMLPFVLYMFGLTFYPLSSWEFNRSFSKQILQTGDKVNIELTIHRKLPFPLYYCIVEEYLPPTFDRVGMKAGGYQYLANPNALTSEQKIKRVSFPWFKRKIRYQYTFDDVPRGEHHFHTIRVKTGDFFGFIRKQHYFTVPSSILVYPNQRAVGISKRMNSFEEGATPSSSPMKKDTTIVTGIREYTPGDRFSWIDWKNTAKKNSMMTKEFEPQKSSDVMLVLDASEVEASKSLAFEGSVELSASLIQAYKRMSSQLGFMILGEERKLFPFTKDVNQHNNMNHYLARVEANGKMSFADSLLLQHNSMPNNLVLMIVTNSLTPELKGTLTRLKQTHAHIVVFYIDANERIGLNEQQIVRELTISGIVVNVLTENEMSQNAFEVNT, encoded by the coding sequence ATGAGTTATTGGAGAAAGTCTCAATCCCAGTGCATCGTGAAAAATAATATGAAGAATTATGCTGGTTTGATTGGTAAGCTGTTGTTTGTTGTTGTTCTTTTTGCAATTCTGTATTCTTATGCCATGTTTCAGGGTGGCTTTGTAAGTTGGTTTTTATTTTTTGCCATGCTGCCATTTGTTCTATATATGTTTGGATTAACGTTTTATCCCTTATCAAGTTGGGAATTCAATCGTTCCTTTTCTAAGCAGATTCTGCAAACAGGGGACAAGGTTAATATAGAGTTAACGATACATCGGAAACTGCCATTCCCGCTCTATTACTGCATAGTCGAGGAGTATCTTCCGCCAACGTTTGATCGAGTTGGTATGAAGGCTGGAGGCTATCAATATTTAGCTAATCCAAATGCCCTCACTTCGGAACAAAAAATCAAGCGTGTATCCTTCCCGTGGTTTAAGCGGAAAATACGTTATCAGTATACCTTTGATGATGTTCCGCGTGGAGAGCATCATTTTCATACCATTCGCGTAAAAACAGGAGACTTCTTCGGGTTTATTCGCAAGCAGCATTATTTCACAGTTCCAAGTTCCATTCTTGTGTATCCAAATCAGAGAGCTGTGGGGATTAGTAAACGAATGAACAGCTTTGAAGAAGGAGCCACTCCTTCCTCCTCGCCGATGAAAAAAGATACCACCATCGTAACGGGTATTCGAGAGTACACCCCTGGAGACCGTTTTTCTTGGATAGATTGGAAAAATACTGCAAAGAAAAATAGTATGATGACGAAAGAATTTGAGCCACAAAAAAGCTCTGATGTCATGTTGGTGTTGGATGCAAGTGAAGTGGAAGCTTCTAAGAGTCTAGCATTTGAGGGAAGTGTTGAACTGAGTGCATCCCTCATTCAAGCTTATAAACGTATGTCTTCGCAACTTGGGTTTATGATCCTTGGCGAGGAAAGAAAACTGTTTCCGTTCACAAAAGATGTGAATCAGCATAACAACATGAATCATTATCTAGCACGGGTGGAGGCAAATGGAAAAATGTCCTTTGCGGATTCATTGTTGCTTCAGCATAACTCTATGCCAAACAATCTGGTATTGATGATTGTGACGAACTCACTCACTCCAGAGTTAAAAGGGACATTAACAAGGTTGAAGCAAACACACGCTCATATTGTGGTATTTTACATTGATGCGAATGAACGAATTGGTTTGAATGAGCAGCAAATAGTCCGCGAATTGACGATAAGTGGCATTGTGGTCAATGTGCTTACGGAGAATGAGATGTCACAAAATGCATTTGAGGTGAACACTTAA
- a CDS encoding serine hydrolase has translation MCLSRLENEVTEIVSKLDGNASVVIQTINGTIAMNEKEVMPAASVIKIPIMMEAFRQAKTRGVDLSATVTIPQHNKVGGAGVLQFLSQEAFPLHDLVTMMIIVSDNVASNAVIKHIGIGNVNHLIEELGCSNTKLRREFMDLKAQEQGLDNTTTAEDMVKLLEQLTLQDREMVEILKGQQLTSQLPAYHTYEDLEVANKTGELDGVNHDVGILIDSHQTVYVAVLLNDVRDTVEGQRAIADIGNQVMQYMKLG, from the coding sequence ATGTGTTTATCAAGGCTGGAAAATGAAGTGACAGAAATTGTTTCAAAACTAGATGGGAATGCAAGTGTCGTGATTCAAACGATAAATGGAACGATAGCTATGAATGAAAAGGAAGTAATGCCGGCTGCAAGTGTGATTAAAATCCCGATTATGATGGAAGCATTTCGACAGGCAAAAACAAGAGGGGTTGATCTTTCAGCCACCGTAACTATTCCACAGCATAATAAAGTTGGCGGAGCGGGGGTGCTACAATTTTTATCTCAGGAGGCGTTTCCCCTGCACGATTTAGTAACGATGATGATTATCGTTTCAGATAATGTAGCTTCAAATGCAGTAATAAAGCACATTGGCATAGGAAACGTTAACCATCTGATAGAAGAGCTAGGCTGTTCGAACACGAAGTTGAGAAGAGAGTTTATGGATCTTAAGGCTCAAGAACAAGGACTGGATAATACTACAACAGCTGAGGACATGGTGAAACTTTTGGAACAACTAACGCTTCAAGATAGAGAAATGGTTGAGATTCTAAAAGGACAGCAACTCACGTCACAATTACCTGCCTATCATACATATGAAGATCTTGAAGTTGCGAATAAAACAGGAGAACTGGATGGCGTGAATCATGACGTTGGTATTCTTATAGATTCCCATCAAACGGTGTATGTCGCTGTGTTATTAAATGATGTAAGGGATACTGTTGAAGGGCAGAGGGCTATTGCAGATATTGGCAATCAGGTTATGCAATATATGAAACTGGGATGA
- a CDS encoding AAA family ATPase: protein MSQQAFLYHSKVHDLFNNIQKVMIGKEEVTTLSIVALLAQGHVLLEDVPGVGKTMLVRTLSKSVDCEFTRIQFTPDLLPSDVTGVSIYNPKEMQFEFRPGPILGNIVLADEINRTSPKTQSSLLEGMEEGNVTVDGNTVELKRPFFVMATQNPIEYEGTYPLPEAQLDRFLLKLNMGYPTAQEEMKMLGIVSGEHPIHSVEAVMTQDELIGLQEEVQNVYVDEHIRRYIINLVTETRHHHSVYLGVSPRGSIALMKASKAMSFIQGRDYVLPDDVKYLAPFVLSHRLILSSEAKFEGMTTASLIHELLEKVSIPVHREK, encoded by the coding sequence ATGTCCCAGCAAGCTTTTCTCTATCATTCGAAAGTACACGATCTTTTTAATAACATCCAAAAAGTGATGATCGGTAAAGAAGAAGTAACGACGTTAAGCATTGTCGCGCTATTAGCTCAAGGCCATGTGTTGCTAGAAGATGTGCCGGGTGTGGGGAAAACCATGCTCGTACGAACACTATCGAAATCTGTTGATTGTGAGTTTACGAGAATACAGTTCACACCTGATCTTCTACCTTCAGATGTAACAGGTGTATCGATTTATAACCCGAAAGAAATGCAATTTGAATTCCGTCCTGGTCCTATACTTGGAAATATTGTGCTTGCTGATGAGATCAATCGTACAAGTCCAAAGACCCAGTCCTCTCTATTAGAAGGGATGGAAGAAGGAAATGTAACTGTAGACGGAAATACGGTAGAGTTAAAACGACCATTTTTCGTTATGGCTACACAAAACCCTATCGAATATGAAGGAACGTATCCACTACCGGAAGCGCAGCTGGACCGTTTTTTATTAAAATTAAATATGGGGTACCCGACAGCCCAAGAAGAGATGAAGATGCTTGGGATTGTATCTGGGGAACACCCGATTCATAGCGTGGAAGCCGTCATGACCCAGGATGAATTAATCGGCTTACAAGAAGAAGTCCAAAACGTGTACGTTGATGAACATATTCGTCGTTATATTATCAATCTTGTAACGGAAACGAGACATCATCACTCGGTCTATCTAGGTGTGAGTCCTCGTGGTTCGATTGCCCTTATGAAAGCCTCCAAAGCAATGTCCTTTATCCAAGGGCGTGATTATGTATTGCCTGACGATGTGAAGTATTTGGCTCCGTTCGTGTTAAGTCACCGTCTTATTCTATCATCAGAAGCAAAATTTGAAGGAATGACAACAGCAAGCCTAATCCATGAGTTATTGGAGAAAGTCTCAATCCCAGTGCATCGTGAAAAATAA
- the guaA gene encoding glutamine-hydrolyzing GMP synthase, which translates to MVAQVNEMILVLDFGSQYNQLITRRIREFGVYSELHSHRLTAEEIRQINPSGIILSGGPNSVYEENSFRCDPEIFDLDIPVLGICYGMQLMSHHFGGKVESSSEREYGKADITLNGSSKLFAETPEKQVVWMSHRDKVIAPPEGFTVDATNPSCPIASMSNESGKMYGVQFHPEVRHTEYGNQLLKHFVFDICGAEADWSMESFIDIEVNKIREQVGDRKVLCALSGGVDSSVVAALIHRAIGDQLTCIFVDHGLLRKDEGQSVMETFSEGFNMNVIKIDAQERFLSKLEGVSDPEEKRKIIGNEFIYVFDDEADKLKDIDYLAQGTLYTDIIESGTETAQTIKSHHNVGGLPENMQFDLIEPLNTLFKDEVRALGTELGVPDHIVWRQPFPGPGLAIRVIGEITEEKLEIVRESDAILREEIKNAGLDRAIWQYFTVLPDFRSVGVMGDARTYDYTVGIRAVTSIDGMTSDWARIPHDVLERISNRIVNEVDHVNRIVYDVTSKPPSTIEWE; encoded by the coding sequence TTGGTGGCACAAGTTAATGAAATGATTCTAGTATTAGATTTTGGAAGTCAATACAATCAGCTAATAACAAGGCGTATACGTGAGTTTGGTGTATATAGTGAACTACATTCTCATCGATTAACAGCAGAAGAAATTCGTCAAATAAATCCGAGTGGTATTATCCTGTCTGGTGGTCCGAACAGTGTTTATGAAGAAAATAGCTTTCGTTGCGACCCAGAGATTTTTGACTTAGATATCCCTGTATTAGGGATTTGCTATGGCATGCAGTTAATGTCTCATCATTTTGGTGGGAAAGTGGAAAGCTCAAGTGAACGGGAATATGGTAAAGCTGACATAACGTTGAATGGTTCATCAAAGCTTTTTGCTGAAACACCAGAGAAGCAAGTTGTTTGGATGAGTCACCGCGATAAAGTCATCGCTCCGCCAGAAGGATTTACGGTTGATGCCACAAATCCATCGTGTCCTATAGCCTCCATGAGTAATGAGTCCGGGAAGATGTACGGAGTTCAATTCCATCCTGAAGTTCGCCACACAGAGTATGGGAATCAACTGCTTAAGCATTTCGTCTTTGATATTTGTGGGGCTGAAGCTGATTGGTCAATGGAGAGCTTTATCGATATTGAAGTGAACAAAATAAGAGAGCAAGTAGGCGATCGAAAAGTGCTTTGCGCTCTAAGTGGTGGAGTGGATTCATCAGTTGTGGCTGCTTTGATTCACCGAGCTATTGGGGACCAATTAACGTGTATTTTTGTAGACCATGGCCTTCTTCGAAAAGACGAAGGACAAAGTGTAATGGAAACTTTCAGCGAAGGGTTCAATATGAATGTTATTAAAATTGATGCTCAAGAACGTTTCTTATCTAAGCTTGAAGGTGTATCGGATCCAGAAGAAAAACGAAAAATCATTGGCAATGAATTCATTTATGTATTCGATGACGAAGCGGATAAGCTGAAAGACATTGATTATCTTGCTCAGGGCACCCTGTACACAGATATCATCGAAAGTGGGACGGAAACAGCTCAAACGATTAAGTCTCATCATAACGTTGGTGGGTTGCCTGAGAATATGCAATTTGACTTAATTGAACCGCTGAATACGCTTTTCAAAGATGAAGTGCGTGCCTTAGGTACAGAGCTAGGTGTGCCTGATCACATTGTTTGGCGTCAACCGTTTCCAGGGCCAGGTTTAGCTATTCGTGTTATTGGTGAAATAACGGAGGAAAAGCTAGAAATCGTAAGAGAATCTGATGCCATTCTTCGCGAAGAAATCAAAAATGCTGGTTTAGACAGAGCAATCTGGCAATATTTCACTGTGCTACCTGACTTCAGAAGTGTTGGTGTAATGGGTGACGCTAGAACTTATGACTACACAGTAGGCATTCGCGCAGTCACATCAATTGATGGGATGACTTCCGATTGGGCAAGGATTCCTCATGATGTGCTAGAGAGAATTTCGAATCGCATCGTAAACGAAGTCGATCATGTAAATCGCATCGTCTATGATGTAACCAGCAAGCCACCTTCCACAATTGAGTGGGAATAA